tgagtttacCGATGCaatggccactttgtcatccatgatacaacatccagataagaatttcattgatcccatcccagtaaaaaTCCATAAGCAACTAGCTTACTGTACTCACATCGAGGAAGAGacggatggaaagccttggttccatgatatcaaggagtatttggcgaaaggagaatatttggagcatgcaaaccacacttaGAAACGCACACTCCGTAGATTGTCCAATAACtccttccacagcggaggaaacttgtacaagAGAACTATCGATTTGGGATTTCtgagatgtgtcgacgcaaaagaagcttctaaactacttgaggaCGTACATGCTAGGAcctgtggcccgcacatgaatggttttgtcttggataagaagatacttagggctggttacttttggatgaccatggagacagattgcatcctGTATGTCTGTAAATGCTACCAATGCCAAGTGCAcaccgatatgataaaagtgccgccaaatgagctcaatgcaacaagctcacctttgaccttcgccgcctggggaatggatgtcattggtctgattgagcccactgcttcaaatagacacaggtttattctggtagtcattgattacttcacaaaatgggtggaggctgcatcctacaaagctgtaaccaagaaagtcgtcgcagactttgtcaaagatcgtaacGTTTActgattcggagttcccgagtctattgtcactgataatgccgccaatctcaaaaGTGATTTTATGAAAGCCATTTGtgagactttcaaaatcaagcataagaattccacgacctatagacctcagatgaataaAGCCGTATaagcagcaaacaaaaatatcaagaagatactaaggaagatggtataaaactacaaacaatggcacgagaagctaccttttgctttgttgggatatcacactacaattcgcacatcaaccggggtaaATCCTTACATGTTGGTCTATGGTACCGAAGTGGTCATCCTAgctgaggtagagattccttctttaaggattatACGGGAatctgaactcagcgatgcagaatggataaggagccgctatgaacaattggccctcatAGGTAGaaaaaggatgaacgcagtatgtcacgatcagctttaccagaacagaatgtctagggctttcaataaaagggtcaaaccaaggcaatttgcactaGAAAAACTggtactgaagaagatcttcccacataaagatgaagccaaagggaaattctctgcCAACCGGCAAGGTcgctacatggttcacagggtgctaacaggaggagcactcatacttgtagagATGGATGGataaatctggccaaaaccaatcaattcagacgcagtcaaaagatactatgcttagactatttacatttcctcatctgatgtaattgaactacacttgacctgattctcgtttaagaggagatatgtaggcagccttatgggttcggtcatatcataataaaattttcatttcctccaaaatcagaaactagggcagaattttgaggaggaccctcaaaattccggagcaagtccagccaatgccaaCATATACCAGATGGTCAGAAATCGGTTAAAAAAtaggggcagaattttgagaaggattctcaaaattccgaggaAGGCTCAACAAAGTTCGCAAATGGtcgaaggatcatctaccaaactagggcagaattttgaggaggaccctcaaatttctaacatgagaaagctgcactgtctctgaaatatgttacagtcactagttcatctaaaattacttgatatttcaaCATGTTtctaaataactctatttttatcaataattgcatatttttgaaaactccaTTTCCGTAACAGTCAAATGTTACCTAGGGAAACTCAAATGAGGCCTCCAGAATGGAGCATAGCAAGGCCAGCAGACAAAGGCacaaaccaacctcccctcacaaaacttataattttttctttgaatgcaggcacatcTGACGCAACAATACCATCCGCAAATATACACATGTAACAAGATCACCATCAATCAGGCCATCGGACACTGAACGTATTCCCAGCTAAGAAACAGTCTACTCTTATTCGCTATCCAtatcttacatgaggctaatccctgcctccatatttgtatgaggctaatacttgcctccatatttgcatgaggctaatcccttcctccatagttgcatgaggctaattcatGCCTCCATAgtggcatgaggctaatccttgcctctatatttgcatgaggctaatccctgcctccatatctgcatgaggctaatccttgcctctatgtttgcatgaggctaatcctttcctccatatctgcatgaggctaatccttgccttcatatttgtatgaggctaatccctgcctccatatttgcatgaggctaatccctgcctccatatctacatgaggctaatccctgcctccatttatgcatgaggctaatccttgcctccatgtttgcatgaggctaatccttgcctccatgtttgcatgaggctaatacttgattccatatctgcatgaggctaatccttacctccatatttgcatgaggctaatccatgcctccatatttgcatgaggctaatccttgcctccatgtttgcatgaggctaatccttgcctccacgtttgcatgaggctaatccttgcctccatatctgcatgaggctaatccttgccttcacgTTTGCAtggggactaagcattgtccctccttgcataaatatCGATCTATTCTGGTACTATCTATTTGTTTTTCaattgggctaagctctgcccttcattttacaagactaagccttgtcttggtagcatcatattattgcatctcatgggatgaaatattgccaacctatccaaaggcatcatagtctaaaggcatcatcctcatagccagaagacaccatgccatgacctgaggatctctcaaatttgcatataattgtTCAAAGGCATAATAGTTTGGAGGTACCATCTCCATGgttcgagaacatcatttcatggcctacgaatcccgcactaaataattcatggcccaagacatcatgttctgaggatgtcatctttaaccgtccaaagacaactttcatggtccaaagggaatctgcatcatgtttaaatttttgcacaaatacatgtttgtagcgtctctttatctgcaggtgaccagtaagcaaccgctatcctagcaagAGTGACCTTGCTCCAGTTCATTCAACTATTTCAAACCTGAACCATTCACCATAACCACTCTTACATCCAGTCCGAAAACTCGTGTCAGTTCGATTTTGAGTAAGATATTCCTATATCGCCTTAGATATATGGATTTCTAAGCTTGCTTCTTCACCTCTGtgttgttcttctcgaaaccctaatttttgtccTTTGAACTTCTCACATCTGTGCAAGATCTGAGATAGATCGAACCTATTTCGTATGAGTTTTACAAGAACCTTCTAATTTTTACAAGAACTTTCTGATTTTCGaatgattttccattttttctaaactagggtttcccgaaAATTTCTGTCTCCAAAACGTTTGAtaattttgagtgtttaatcttctgtttcttatgtgttttaactGATTTCGTATGGTTTATTTTAACCCCAACTCGTTTATGCTAAAAACCCTAAATTTTTCAACATTTTGTTTGGCTTCTGAGTTACTTGTGTACTGACTTTGTCTTATGCTTTGGTtcctgtgatttttctttagcctaATTAGATGTCTCGTGATTTTTATCCTAATATGCCTCTGCTAAGGTTCTTGGTTCGACTCCTTACTGATTATATGTGTCTATATTCATTTTTGCCTAGTCATGGTAAACCTATATTTTTACCCTTAAATCAGCGTTGATTTGAATTCTTGATTTATCAGTCTGTTTCCTAACTATtcctttcttgccttatttgaaattGTCTGCGATACTTGTTGACTCTTTGCAttattctttccttaattagaccccTGACTATTGCTGATTGATGATTACTTTACCTTATTTACTCTACTCTCGAGCTACTATATAAACTCTCTTATTTTAACTTCTTAGACACGAACACTAGTTCCTCCTCACTCTCacactctcaaaagctctctattCTTTTCTGTTACTGGTAATTCTCACTAATCTAGCTAGCTGTAAGCTAAGGCTGGCTATTTGCACCATCTCTGATCTATACTCTGTATTCTCACCTTAACTTGTATGTCctgattcaattcacattccaaaactatgtgtttttTTGATACTGCAGTTCATCAGTCCTGATTTCCAATTCTACTTGCTATTATACTATCATATGCTCAATGTGTAACCAACATGTTTAGATTATACTGCCTAATTACTATATCGCTCAGCATATTTAAGTTTGTTCTGTTAAAAGCTATAACTAGTATACTGTTTAGCATGCCCAATCTTGCTTTAGATAATTGCATAAATCCTATTTGTTCACTAGTATGACCAAGCTGCATTGTTTGTTTATTGTCTCACCCAACATGTCTAAATTCTGTTTGTTCTATGTGTATTTCTAAAACTTTGAATGCTTCATGAAGTGCTTGTCTAGTCTGTTCATCTAAGCCTTACCTGCTCTACTTCACTAATGAAATCCTGTTAAGACATTTAGCCCTTTCAAAGGTACTCTAGTTGTGTGTATTGGTCATGTCTAAGACCTATGTGTTCACAACATATTTTTGTAACTAACTTGTCAATTCCACAACTTCTTGAGGAATCTGTGTACTTGTTTGCTATCACTATGGTGTATTCTAGGTGTCCCCTACCCCTTTCTCCTTG
This genomic stretch from Nicotiana sylvestris chromosome 9, ASM39365v2, whole genome shotgun sequence harbors:
- the LOC138878078 gene encoding uncharacterized protein, with protein sequence MLVYGTEVVILAEVEIPSLRIIRESELSDAEWIRSRYEQLALIGRKRMNAVCHDQLYQNRMSRAFNKRVKPRQFALEKLVLKKIFPHKDEAKGKFSANRQGRYMVHRVLTGGALILVEMDG
- the LOC138878077 gene encoding uncharacterized protein codes for the protein MNIQELLVVGDSNLLVHQVQGEWATKYSKISPYLHHVQELRKRFTKIEFRHVPRIQNEFTDAMATLSSMIQHPDKNFIDPIPVKIHKQLAYCTHIEEETDGKPWFHDIKEYLAKGEYLEHANHT